The following are from one region of the Magallana gigas chromosome 6, xbMagGiga1.1, whole genome shotgun sequence genome:
- the LOC105343515 gene encoding uncharacterized protein isoform X3 encodes MLKLDSVTVDCVSAVNPSVSPVIEHDYVSKPLSQTETETENNVVLDVISDVFKEMKEKNEEAMLDLRSQCQSLTSRTAVFSSVLQKYRGITDLLDNTEHFLQDIILEMRKRVPLLLEVLCCAAIPANGKVAPSLIPILAASYAILMKHRFHNLSAFQRLTTAIAIKGGLDDRNCFLGKLQLICFTVQNSCGLYDWVNHLIRRLTRGQVVPVEEEEDEEEQDDWEED; translated from the exons ATGTTGAAACTTGATTCTGTTACTGTTGATTGTGTCAGTGCTGTGAATCCCAGCGTTTCCCCAGTCATTGAACATGATTATGTGTCCAAGCCTCTATCCCAGACTGAGACGGAGACGGAGAATAATGTAGTTCTTGATGTCATCTCTGACGTTTTCAAggaaatgaaagagaaaaatgaGGAGGCAATGCTAGACTTGAGAAGCCAGTGTCAGAGTTTGACATCAAGAACTGCAGTATTTTCATCAGTGTTGCAGAAATACAGAGGAATTACAGATTTGTTAGACAACACGGAACATTTTCTGCAAGACATCATTTTGGAAATGAGGAAAAG AGTTCCGTTGTTACTGGAGGTACTCTGTTGTGCTGCCATTCCTGCAAATGGAAAAGTGGCCCCATCTTTGATTCCCATCCTTGCAGCTTCCTATGCCATATTGATGAAACACAGGTTTCATAACCTCTCAGCATTTCAGAGGCTTACTACTGCCATTGCCATCAAAGGAGGACTAGATGATAGG AACTGTTTCTTGGGAAAGCTCCAGTTGATTTGTTTTACTGTTCAGAATTCTTGTGGACTGTACG ATTGGGTAAATCACCTTATAAGGAGGCTTACTCGTGGACAGGTAGTTCCAGTGGAGGAAGAGGAGGATGAAGAGGAGCAAGATGATTGGGAAGAAGACTAA
- the LOC105343515 gene encoding uncharacterized protein isoform X1 has translation MSNTKPNVEANKLTADDVLLTSGSLKQERLAYAYSVLLARILCKLPAFQSYKKLIPEHLPHEYSKKMEAKSLVYPLPIQFRNEAKHEDCLCIMDTYEDQLIKMFTEAFGNTDVLRKFGVPVGGDQLTRVRLQEAKNIRCLSVTPERRLDDLHPIVCEMWHNKQDFLEKCFKALYKTSNTPPTLAYFKTLLQRSNVNGKVKGRFQPHFDLLMTVGEGMITEQFMEFFNMEDMDSKPQHRDFDDLSHQPKDQQKSFLLDII, from the exons ATGTCGAACACAAAGCCAAATGTTGAAGCAAACAAGCTCACAGCTGATGATGTGCTGTTGACATCAGGAAGTCTGAAACAAGAGAGACTTGCATATGCATATAGCGTTTTACTGGCAAGAATCCTGTGTAAGCTGCCTGCATTCCAGAGCTACAAGAAACTTATTCCTGAGCATTTGCCCCATGAGTATTCTAAGAAGATGGAAGCCAAGTCTTTGGTGTACCCACTTCCTATCCAGTTTAGGAATGAAGCCAAACACGAGGACTGCCTGTGTATAATGGACACATATGAAGACCAGCTGATCAAAATGTTCACAGAAGCTTTTG GTAACACAGATGTCTTGAGGAAGTTTGGTGTACCAGTTGGTGGCGACCAGCTGACCAGAGTCAGACTACAGGAAGCAAAGAACATCAGATGTCTCTCTGTTACTCCTGAGAGGAGACTGGATGACCTACATCCTATTGTTTGTGAAATGTGGCACAATAAGCAAGACTTTCTTGAG AAATGCTTTAAAGCACTATACAAGACAAGCAATACTCCTCCAACTCTGGCATACTTCAAGACTCTGCTGCAACGCTCCAATGTGAATGGCAAAGTTAAAGGAAGGTTTCAGCCTCATTTTGACCTTTTGATGACAGTTGGTGAGGGAATGATCACAGAGCAGTTCATGGAATTCTTCAACATGGAGGACATGGACAGTAAGCCTCAGCATCGAGACTTTGACGATTTGAGTCATCAACCAAAAGATCAACAGAAATCTTTTCTTTTGGAtatcatctaa
- the LOC105343515 gene encoding uncharacterized protein isoform X2 has product MLKLDSVTVDCVSAVNPSVSPVIEHDYVSKPLSQTETETENNVVLDVISDVFKEMKEKNEEAMLDLRSQCQSLTSRTAVFSSVLQKYRGITDLLDNTEHFLQDIILEMRKRVPLLLEVLCCAAIPANGKVAPSLIPILAASYAILMKHRFHNLSAFQRLTTAIAIKGGLDDRICSVLLPVVLLELFLGKAPVDLFYCSEFLWTVRLGKSPYKEAYSWTGSSSGGRGG; this is encoded by the exons ATGTTGAAACTTGATTCTGTTACTGTTGATTGTGTCAGTGCTGTGAATCCCAGCGTTTCCCCAGTCATTGAACATGATTATGTGTCCAAGCCTCTATCCCAGACTGAGACGGAGACGGAGAATAATGTAGTTCTTGATGTCATCTCTGACGTTTTCAAggaaatgaaagagaaaaatgaGGAGGCAATGCTAGACTTGAGAAGCCAGTGTCAGAGTTTGACATCAAGAACTGCAGTATTTTCATCAGTGTTGCAGAAATACAGAGGAATTACAGATTTGTTAGACAACACGGAACATTTTCTGCAAGACATCATTTTGGAAATGAGGAAAAG AGTTCCGTTGTTACTGGAGGTACTCTGTTGTGCTGCCATTCCTGCAAATGGAAAAGTGGCCCCATCTTTGATTCCCATCCTTGCAGCTTCCTATGCCATATTGATGAAACACAGGTTTCATAACCTCTCAGCATTTCAGAGGCTTACTACTGCCATTGCCATCAAAGGAGGACTAGATGATAGG ATTTGTTCAGTTTTGTTGCCTGTTGTTCTTTTAGAACTGTTTCTTGGGAAAGCTCCAGTTGATTTGTTTTACTGTTCAGAATTCTTGTGGACTGTACG ATTGGGTAAATCACCTTATAAGGAGGCTTACTCGTGGACAGGTAGTTCCAGTGGAGGAAGAGGAGGATGA